A genomic stretch from Oncorhynchus gorbuscha isolate QuinsamMale2020 ecotype Even-year linkage group LG20, OgorEven_v1.0, whole genome shotgun sequence includes:
- the LOC124007164 gene encoding latent-transforming growth factor beta-binding protein 3-like isoform X1, whose product MPSLIISHLLVIWLGVQRLAWCAERASTRERFKVVIAPLICKRICLKGQCQDTCEQGNNTTLIGENGQSADTLTGPGFRVVVCPLTCMNGGVCSSRTHCLCPPGFTGRLCQFPLRQMPEAQAARGNKQPVYTLSVLSDGQSQGEQAAMGRPQLTQTHSVFTLPLAQGAGHHSSEVQFNVRVHHTHDTSVVIRPLDQSNSKPPHKTVTRLTPQTQKPRGRCFQETTPKQACSSTPLPVLTNQEDCCGSVGNSWGQNKCYKCPKLPYAGVKLQTIIEDYGSTCPLGYKRLNSTHCQDINECTMQGVCHNGDCLNTQGSFLCACKPGFTLDRTRCVESPSPVEQAQCFLMATDAGRCEHALPTRLSQEMCCCTVGKAWGSSCERCPQDGTASFSKICPAGKGYFLHSVRETVAFPPQIHTSLEQGHKQEEVKPPEEPPEMTTPMQLSTHAPRGPEIITKPTPPPIIRLNPDSDPLEVAQTQVSPETDECRLNRNLCGHGECVNVHTGYKCECYAGYRLHPQRNACVDDDECDAEPCGHGRGICINTEGSYRCRCLHGYKLLVYHGKLRCLDVNECSKPDVCGQGGQCVNLPGSYKCDCHKGFRSKSQRQSACEDINECLDPSSCPNEQCENTPGSYECVPCFSGHQAQGGVCYDVNECQKRGVCPNGRCENLPGTYRCLCNEGFLPAADSQGCRDIDECEDERLCANGRCVNTEGSFQCQCYPGYQRTQEGSHCEDINECERPSNCQRGRCINSMGSYRCECQKGYMLVGGRRCQDIDECAIDRGLCQPHGVCENRQGSYVCVCKDGFILSEDKHSCEEIEVDMEDKKECYLNLDDTVFCDSVLATNVTKQECCCSIGVGWGDHCEIYPCPVYHSSEFHSLCPMGRGFYQEEGLTEYGLSVHIDIDECVLFSNEICKEGRCMNTQPGYECYCQQGFYYDSNLLECIDVNECHDESLCTNGQCKNTRGSFYCTCNSPWTPDASNKKCVIPTVAGVDECQDPLNCKSGHCVDTPGSYYCICSPPWILATDRNSCVTLEEQADINECQDPSYCKNGRCVNTPGSFHCICTQPLTFSAALKQCVYDDRTAAHKDVCFLQVDEDLICSHPRNGLVFTYSECCCHYGRGWGPECRTCPQRNSVIFNRLCDMHLETESDGEGDFLAAFANYNPEGDSSEEDSDECSCANGRCVRSYLSTMCDCNTGFRLDHSHTRCTDIDECAEPGVRVNPCKNARCVNSIGSFKCYCKNGFVPARRPNMCVPGTKAQHIRSRAL is encoded by the exons TTGTGTGTCCACTGACCTGTATGAATGGAGGGGTGTGCAGCTCGCGGACCCACTGCCTGTGCCCGCCAGGTTTCACTGGTCGGCTGTGCCAGTTCCCGCTACGGCAGATGCCCGAGGCCCAGGCGGCGCGAGGCAACAAGCAGCCCGTATACACCCTGTCGGTGCTGTCAGACGGCCAGAGCCAGGGAGAGCAGGCGGCCATGGGGCGACCACAGCTGACACAGACCCACTCTGTGTTCACCCTGCCCCTGGCACAGGGGGCAGGTCACCACTCATCAGAAG TGCAGTTTAATGTGCGTGTCCACCATACACACGACACGTCCGTTGTCATCCGTCCTCTCGACCAATCTAATTCCAAGCCCCCTCATAAAACTGTGACACGCTTGACCCCTCAGACGCAGAAACCCAGGGGGCGGTGCTTCCAGGAGACCACACCCAAACAAGCT TGTAGCAGTACCCCTCTCCCTGTACTGACCAATCAGGAGGACTGCTGTGGAAGTGTGGGGAACTCCTGGGGACAAAACAAATGTTATAAATGTCCCAAGCTACCAT ATGCTGGAGTGAAGCTGCAGACCATCATAGAGGACTATGGTTCCACCTGCCCTCTGGGCTACAAGAGACTCAACAGCACCCACTGTCAAG ACATCAACGAGTGCACCATGCAGGGGGTGTGTCACAACGGGGACTGCCTGAACACCCAGGGTAGTTTCCTGTGTGCCTGTAAGCCTGGCTTCACCCTGGACAGGACCAGATGTGTGG AATCTCCGTCTCCGGTGGAGCAGGCTCAGTGTTTCCTCATGGCAACGGATGCGGGTCGCTGTGAGCACGCCCTACCCACGCGCCTGTCCCAGGAGATGTGCTGCTGCACCGTGGGCAAGGCATGGGGCTCCAGCTGTGAGAGGTGTCCCCAAGACGGCACAG CCTCCTTCAGCAAGATCTGTCCAGCAGGGAAGGGCTACTTCCTCCACAGTGTCCGGGAGACGGTGGCGTTCCCTCCTCAGATCCACACCAGCCTGGAGCAGGGACACAAGCAGGAGG AAGTCAAGCCCCCG gagGAGCCTCCAGAGATGACCACACCCATGCAGCTCTCCACCCATGCCCCCCGCGGCCCCG AGATCATCACAAAGCCCACCCCTCCACCCATCATCAGGTTGAACCCAGACAGTGACCCCCTGGAGGTGGCACAGACGCAGGTCTCAC CAGAGACAGACGAGTGCAGACTGAACAGGAACCTCTGTGGCCATGGGGAGTGTGTCAATGTGCACACTGGCTACAAGTGTGAGTGCTACGCTGGCTACCGGCTCCACCCTCAGAGGAACGCCTGTGTGG ATGATGATGAGTGTGATGCTGAGCCATGTGGCCATGGAAGAGGCATCTGCATCAACACAGAAGGCTCCTACCGCTGCCGCTGTCTCCATGGCTACAAGCTCTTGGTGTATCATGGGAAACTCAGATGTCTAG ATGTGAATGAGTGCTCCAAGCCGGACGTCTGTGGGCAGGGGGGTCAGTGTGTTAACCTGCCAGGGTCTTACAAGTGTGATTGTCACAAAGGCTTCAGGAGCAAGTCCCAACGCCAGTCAGCCTGTGAAG ATATAAATGAGTGTCTGGACCCCAGCAGCTGTCCCAACGAGCAGTGTGAGAACACTCCAGGCTCCTATGAGTGTGTTCCCTGCTTCTCTGGTCACCAGGCCCAGGGTGGTGTCTGCTACG atgttaatgAGTGCCAGAAGCGCGGGGTGTGTCCCAACGGGCGCTGTGAGAACCTGCCAGGAACCTACCGCTGCCTGTGTAATGAAGGCTTCCTCCCAGCTGCAGACAGCCAAGGCTGCAGAG aCATTGACGAGTGTGAGGATGAAAGACTGTGTGCCAACGGGCGCTGTGTCAACACAGAAGGCTCCTTCCAGTGCCAGTGCTACCCAGGATACCAGCGCACTCAGGAGGGCAGCCATTGTGAAG ATATAAATGAATGTGAGCGTCCCTCTAACTGCCAGAGGGGGCGCTGTATCAACAGCATGGGCTCCTATCGCTGTGAATGCCAGAAGGGCTACATGCTTGTCGGAGGGAGGCGGTGCCAAG ACATAGATGAGTGTGCGATAGACAGGGGTCTGTGCCAGCCTCATGGTGTGTGTGAGAACAGACAGGgctcctatgtgtgtgtgtgcaaagacGGCTTCATTCTGTCTGAGGACAAGCACAGCTGTGAGG AGATTGAGGTGGACATGGAGGATAAGAAGGAGTGTTACCTGAACCTGGATGACACAGTGTTCTGTGACAGTGTCCTGGCCACCAACGTCACCAAGCAGGAGTGCTGCTGCTCCATCGGCGTGGGCTGGGGGGACCACTGTGAGATCTACCCCTGCCCCGTCTACCACTCAT CTGAGTTCCATTCCCTGTGTCCGATGGGCCGAGGTTTCTACCAGGAGGAGGGACTAACTGAGTACGGCCTGTCTGTCCATATTG ATATCGATGAGTGTGTGCTCTTCTCCAATGAGATCTGTAAGGAGGGCCGCTGTATGAACACACAGCCTGGCTATGAATGTTACTGCCAACAGGGCTTCTATTACGACAGCAACCTACTGGAGTGCATCG ATGTGAATGAGTGCCACGATGAGTCTCTGTGTACCAACGGTCAGTGTAAGAACACCAGAGGCTCCTTCTACTGCACCTGTAACTCTCCCTGGACCCCAGATGCTTCCAATAAGAAGTGTGTCATTCCCACTGTGGCAG GTGTGGATGAGTGCCAGGATCCATTGAACTGTAAGAGTGGCCACTGTGTGGACACCCCTGGGTCCTACTACTGCATCTGCTCTCCCCCCTGGATCCTGGCCACGGACCGCAACAGCTGTGTGACCTTAGAGGAGCAGGCtg ATATCAATGAGTGCCAGGACCCCTCGTACTGTAAGAATGGGAGGTGTGTGAACACGCCCGGCTCCTTTCACTGTATATGTACCCAGCCCCTCACCTTCAGCGCAGCGCTCAAACAGTGCGTCTATGACG ACCGCACGGCGGCCCATAAGGACGTGTGTTTCCTGCAGGTGGATGAGGATCTGATCTGCAGCCACCCCAGAAACGGCCTGGTATTCACCTACTCGGAGTGCTGCTGTCACTATGGCCGTGGCTGGGGCCCTGAGTGTAGGACCTGCCCCCAAAGAAACTCGG TGATCTTTAACCGGCTGTGTGACATGCACTTGGAGACAGAGTCTGATGGTGAGGGAGATTTCCTGGCAGCTTTCGCCAACTACAACCCAG AAGGTGACAGTTCAGAAGAGGACTCAGATGAGTGTAGTTGTGCCAATGGCCGTTGTGTGCGTTCCTACTTGAGCACTATGTGTGATTGTAACACAGGATTTAGACTGGACCACTCCCACACCCGCTGCACAG atattgatgagtgtgcTGAACCAGGGGTCCGAGTTAATCCATGCAAGAATGCCCGCTGTGTCAACAGCATAGGCTCGTTCAAGTGCTACTGCAAAAATGGCTTTGTCCCTGCACGAAGGCCCAACATGTGTGTACCAGGCACCAAGGCCCAACATATCCGTTCCAGGGCTCTATAA